One Epinephelus lanceolatus isolate andai-2023 chromosome 10, ASM4190304v1, whole genome shotgun sequence genomic region harbors:
- the pmvk gene encoding phosphomevalonate kinase isoform X1, with translation MEDRVSEPKLVLVFSGKRKSGKDYVTDLIHNRLGPDVCCILRLSGPLKQQYAQEHGLDLDQLLGPGLYKEQYRADMIRWGEARRREDPGFFCRLATRGARQPVWVVSDALCSLIGQVVSDARRLSDLQWFWSEFPRQTQSVRVQCSEKTRQQRGWSFSPGVDDAESECGLDSGVKFDWVITNDADAPSLEEQLQPILKLAKEVSSSSSSH, from the exons ATGGAGGATCGAGTCTCTGAACCCAAACTGGTTCTGGTCTTCAGCGGGAAGCGGAAGTCCGGAAAGGATTATGTGACGGACCTGATCCACAACCG tttAGGCCCTGATGTTTGCTGCATCCTGCGTCTGTCTGGACCTCTCAAACAGCAGTACGCTCAG GAGCACGGCCTGGACCTGGACCAGCTGCTGGGTCCTGGTCTTTATAAGGAGCAGTATCGGGCTGATATGATTCGTTGGGGAGAAGCTCGGCGACGCGAGGACCCCGGATTCTTCTGTCGCCTAGCAACCAGAGGAGCACGACAACCTGTCTGG GTGGTGAGTGAtgctctctgctctctgattggtcaggtGGTGAGTGATGCGCGGCGGCTGTCAGACCTGCAGTGGTTCTGGTCGGAGTTTCCTCGACAGACTCAAAGTGTCAGAGTTCAATGTTCAGAGAAAACACGCCAACAGAGGGGGTGGAGCTTCTCCCCAG GTGTGGATGATGCAGAGTCAGAGTGCGGGTTGGACAGTGGGGTTAAATTTGATTGGGTGATCACTAATGACGCAGACGCCCCCTCGTTAGAAGAGCAGCTGCAGCCAATCCTGAAGCTAGCCAAGGAAGTatcctcatcatcttcatcgCACTGA
- the pmvk gene encoding phosphomevalonate kinase isoform X2, with protein sequence MEDRVSEPKLVLVFSGKRKSGKDYVTDLIHNRLGPDVCCILRLSGPLKQQYAQEHGLDLDQLLGPGLYKEQYRADMIRWGEARRREDPGFFCRLATRGARQPVWVVSDARRLSDLQWFWSEFPRQTQSVRVQCSEKTRQQRGWSFSPGVDDAESECGLDSGVKFDWVITNDADAPSLEEQLQPILKLAKEVSSSSSSH encoded by the exons ATGGAGGATCGAGTCTCTGAACCCAAACTGGTTCTGGTCTTCAGCGGGAAGCGGAAGTCCGGAAAGGATTATGTGACGGACCTGATCCACAACCG tttAGGCCCTGATGTTTGCTGCATCCTGCGTCTGTCTGGACCTCTCAAACAGCAGTACGCTCAG GAGCACGGCCTGGACCTGGACCAGCTGCTGGGTCCTGGTCTTTATAAGGAGCAGTATCGGGCTGATATGATTCGTTGGGGAGAAGCTCGGCGACGCGAGGACCCCGGATTCTTCTGTCGCCTAGCAACCAGAGGAGCACGACAACCTGTCTGG gtGGTGAGTGATGCGCGGCGGCTGTCAGACCTGCAGTGGTTCTGGTCGGAGTTTCCTCGACAGACTCAAAGTGTCAGAGTTCAATGTTCAGAGAAAACACGCCAACAGAGGGGGTGGAGCTTCTCCCCAG GTGTGGATGATGCAGAGTCAGAGTGCGGGTTGGACAGTGGGGTTAAATTTGATTGGGTGATCACTAATGACGCAGACGCCCCCTCGTTAGAAGAGCAGCTGCAGCCAATCCTGAAGCTAGCCAAGGAAGTatcctcatcatcttcatcgCACTGA